A DNA window from Pontimonas salivibrio contains the following coding sequences:
- the rplN gene encoding 50S ribosomal protein L14, whose amino-acid sequence MLQQESRVKVADNTGAKELLTIRVVGGSGRRYAGLGDVIVATVKDAIPGGNVKKGEVVKAVIVRTVKQTRRHDGSYIKFDENAAVLIKNKEGEPRGTRIFGPVGRELRDKRFMKIISLAPEVL is encoded by the coding sequence ATGTTGCAGCAGGAATCCCGAGTTAAAGTCGCCGATAACACCGGCGCAAAAGAGCTACTCACCATCCGTGTGGTCGGTGGCTCCGGTCGCCGCTATGCGGGACTGGGCGACGTGATTGTCGCGACCGTGAAAGATGCGATCCCTGGCGGAAACGTCAAAAAGGGTGAGGTCGTCAAGGCCGTCATCGTGCGCACGGTTAAGCAGACCCGTCGTCACGATGGTTCGTACATCAAGTTTGACGAGAACGCCGCAGTGCTGATCAAAAACAAAGAAGGCGAGCCTCGCGGCACGCGCATCTTTGGACCCGTCGGCCGTGAGCTTCGCGACAAGCGATTCATGAAAATCATCTCGCTCGCTCCGGAGGTGCTCTAA
- the rplX gene encoding 50S ribosomal protein L24, producing the protein MAKIKKGDLVQVISGKTQARGGDRGKTGKVIEVLADQDRVLVEGVNFVTKHIKVGQSYRGAKTGGIETHEAPIHISNVALVDPKTKKPTRVGFREEVGEKGGIKKTIRVRYAKKSGETL; encoded by the coding sequence ATGGCCAAGATTAAAAAGGGTGACCTGGTTCAGGTCATTTCGGGTAAAACCCAAGCGCGCGGTGGCGATCGCGGCAAGACGGGCAAAGTCATTGAGGTACTCGCCGATCAGGACCGTGTCCTGGTCGAAGGCGTCAACTTCGTGACCAAGCACATCAAAGTGGGCCAAAGCTACCGCGGTGCGAAAACCGGTGGTATCGAAACCCACGAAGCCCCCATCCACATTTCTAATGTGGCCCTGGTCGACCCAAAGACGAAGAAACCCACCCGTGTGGGCTTCCGCGAAGAGGTCGGCGAGAAGGGTGGCATTAAAAAGACCATCCGTGTTCGTTATGCGAAGAAGTCAGGTGAGACCCTCTGA
- the rplE gene encoding 50S ribosomal protein L5, translating into MSTTTTTALPSLKARYRNEIIAALTQEFGYTNPHQVPTLVKVVVNTGVGEAAKDSKVIDGAVADLTAITGQKPVVTKARKSIAQFKLREGMPIGAHVTLRNNRAWEFLDRLVNLALPRIRDFRGLSPKQFDGSGNYTFGLTEQSMFHEINPDKIDRVRGFDITVVTTAKTDDEGRALLKALGFPFVTKTVEEA; encoded by the coding sequence ATGTCGACCACAACTACTACTGCACTGCCGAGCCTCAAAGCTCGCTACCGCAATGAAATCATTGCGGCCCTCACCCAGGAGTTTGGTTACACTAACCCCCACCAGGTGCCGACCCTTGTCAAGGTGGTCGTGAACACTGGTGTGGGAGAGGCAGCTAAGGACAGCAAAGTCATTGACGGTGCGGTCGCAGACCTCACCGCAATCACCGGCCAGAAGCCTGTTGTCACGAAGGCTCGCAAATCCATCGCCCAGTTCAAACTGCGCGAAGGAATGCCGATTGGTGCGCACGTGACCCTTCGTAACAACCGGGCGTGGGAGTTTCTTGACCGTCTGGTGAACCTCGCGCTGCCGCGCATTAGAGACTTCCGGGGACTCTCTCCCAAGCAGTTTGACGGTTCAGGTAACTACACCTTCGGACTGACCGAGCAGTCAATGTTCCACGAGATCAACCCGGACAAGATTGACCGGGTCCGCGGTTTCGACATCACTGTCGTGACCACAGCAAAAACCGATGATGAAGGTCGGGCGCTGTTGAAAGCGCTGGGCTTTCCATTCGTCACCAAAACAGTAGAAGAGGCCTAA
- the rpsH gene encoding 30S ribosomal protein S8, which produces MTMTDPVADMLTRLRNANQAHHDSVSMPGSKLKSHIAEILEREGYISGFAVEDQRVGKTLTLTLKYGQNRERSIVGITRVSKPGLRVYAKSTELPQVHGGLGIAILSTSSGLLTNREANQKGVGGEVLAYVW; this is translated from the coding sequence ATGACGATGACAGATCCGGTAGCGGATATGTTGACCCGGTTGCGAAACGCCAACCAGGCTCACCATGACTCTGTGAGCATGCCCGGTAGCAAACTGAAATCCCACATCGCCGAAATTCTCGAGCGTGAGGGCTACATTTCTGGCTTCGCCGTGGAAGATCAGCGGGTGGGTAAAACCCTCACGCTGACCCTGAAATACGGCCAGAACCGTGAGCGCAGCATTGTGGGCATCACTCGTGTGTCCAAGCCCGGTCTCCGGGTATACGCCAAGTCGACAGAGCTTCCTCAAGTTCACGGTGGCTTGGGTATCGCCATTTTGTCCACCTCCTCCGGTTTGTTGACCAACCGTGAGGCCAACCAGAAGGGCGTAGGTGGGGAAGTTCTCGCCTACGTATGGTGA
- the rplF gene encoding 50S ribosomal protein L6 encodes MSRIGRLPIPVPAGVTVAINGAHVAVKGPKGELELTMASPIEATLQDDRVLVTRPDDERESRALHGLTRSLIANQIIGVTDGYTKTLEVVGTGYRVAAKGQSLEFALGYSHSITVDPPAGVSFSVEGNNKVTVSGIDKQAVGEAAANIRKLRKPEPYKGKGVRYEGERVRRKAGKAGK; translated from the coding sequence ATGTCACGTATTGGAAGACTTCCTATTCCCGTTCCCGCCGGAGTCACGGTGGCCATCAACGGAGCCCACGTTGCCGTGAAGGGACCCAAAGGCGAGCTGGAGCTCACCATGGCGTCCCCGATTGAAGCGACGTTGCAAGATGACCGAGTCTTGGTGACCAGGCCCGATGATGAGCGCGAATCCCGCGCACTTCACGGCCTGACACGCAGCCTCATTGCCAACCAAATCATCGGCGTGACCGACGGTTACACCAAGACGCTCGAAGTGGTCGGCACCGGTTACCGTGTGGCCGCCAAGGGACAGTCACTGGAGTTTGCGTTGGGCTACTCGCACTCGATCACCGTTGACCCGCCAGCTGGAGTGAGCTTCAGCGTGGAGGGGAACAACAAGGTCACTGTCAGTGGCATTGATAAGCAGGCTGTTGGCGAAGCGGCAGCGAACATTCGCAAGCTTCGCAAGCCGGAGCCCTATAAGGGCAAGGGTGTGCGCTACGAAGGTGAGCGCGTCCGACGCAAGGCTGGAAAGGCTGGTAAGTGA
- the rplR gene encoding 50S ribosomal protein L18, which yields MALGTRGSSKQAQRARRHNRLRKKIVGTPERPRLVVTRSARHVFVQVVNDQESRTIASASTMEADMRSFDGDKTAKARKIGELVAERAKKEGITAVVFDRGGNRYAGRVAAIAEGARESGLEL from the coding sequence ATGGCTTTGGGAACTAGAGGTTCGAGCAAGCAGGCTCAGCGCGCCCGTCGCCATAACCGCCTGCGTAAGAAGATTGTCGGCACCCCCGAGCGTCCCCGTTTGGTGGTCACCCGTTCAGCACGTCACGTGTTTGTTCAGGTCGTGAACGACCAAGAGAGTCGCACGATTGCCTCGGCATCAACGATGGAAGCCGACATGCGCTCCTTCGACGGTGATAAAACCGCCAAGGCCCGCAAGATCGGTGAATTGGTCGCTGAGCGCGCCAAGAAAGAGGGCATCACCGCGGTGGTGTTTGACCGTGGAGGCAACCGCTATGCCGGCCGTGTGGCCGCTATCGCTGAAGGTGCCCGAGAGAGTGGATTAGAGCTGTGA
- the rpsE gene encoding 30S ribosomal protein S5 yields the protein MSDEKKEETVTDATEAKAPEAEAPEAQAAEAQAPEVQAPEAEATEAAVVTDAPVAGSSVAEEPREQRRGSRERRPDAQRGARDTGDKSQFLERVVTINRVSKVVKGGRRFAFTALVVVGDGNGMVGVGYGKAREVPLAISKGVEEAKKNFFRVPRVSQTIPHPVQGEAAAGVVLLRPAAAGTGVIAGGPVRAVLECAGIHDVLSKSLGSSNTLNIVHATVEALKQLEEPRAVAARRGVEFESMAPGRLVRAEAEALAAKKGSE from the coding sequence GTGAGCGACGAGAAGAAGGAAGAAACCGTGACCGACGCCACTGAGGCCAAAGCTCCCGAGGCCGAAGCTCCCGAGGCCCAGGCTGCTGAGGCACAAGCTCCCGAGGTTCAAGCTCCTGAAGCGGAAGCCACCGAGGCTGCTGTTGTCACCGACGCCCCCGTTGCGGGATCCTCGGTTGCCGAAGAGCCTCGTGAGCAGCGTCGTGGAAGTCGTGAGCGTCGTCCGGACGCTCAGCGCGGCGCCCGCGACACCGGTGATAAGAGCCAGTTCTTGGAGCGGGTAGTCACCATTAACCGTGTGTCCAAGGTGGTTAAGGGTGGTCGCCGTTTTGCGTTTACCGCCCTGGTTGTTGTCGGTGACGGCAACGGCATGGTCGGTGTCGGTTACGGCAAAGCCCGTGAAGTTCCCCTCGCGATCTCAAAGGGCGTCGAGGAGGCGAAGAAGAATTTCTTCCGCGTCCCTCGGGTATCCCAGACCATTCCTCACCCGGTTCAGGGCGAGGCAGCAGCCGGCGTCGTTCTCCTGCGTCCCGCGGCAGCAGGTACCGGTGTTATCGCCGGTGGTCCCGTTCGTGCGGTGCTGGAGTGTGCGGGAATCCACGACGTGTTGAGCAAGTCGCTGGGTTCTTCTAACACCCTCAACATTGTTCACGCGACAGTGGAGGCTTTGAAGCAGCTCGAGGAGCCTCGCGCTGTGGCAGCTCGCCGCGGTGTGGAATTCGAGTCGATGGCTCCTGGCCGCCTGGTGCGCGCTGAGGCCGAAGCTCTGGCGGCAAAGAAGGGGAGCGAATAA
- the rpmD gene encoding 50S ribosomal protein L30 has translation MAKNLKVTQKKSRIGEKPKARETLRSLGLKKIGQSVIRPDNPQNRGYVQTVRHLVTVEEID, from the coding sequence ATGGCGAAGAATCTCAAAGTGACTCAGAAGAAGTCGCGGATTGGCGAGAAGCCTAAGGCGCGCGAAACTCTTCGCAGCCTCGGTCTGAAGAAAATTGGCCAATCAGTAATCCGACCAGATAACCCGCAAAACCGCGGATACGTTCAGACTGTCCGTCACCTTGTGACGGTGGAGGAGATTGACTAA
- the secY gene encoding preprotein translocase subunit SecY codes for MFQVIGRIFRTPDLRRKIAFTIAIIAVFRLGSFIPAPFVDYRNVQQCLAGAGGTQGLYELVNLFSGGALLQLSIFALGIMPYITAAIITQLLRVVIPHFETLHKEGQTGQAKLTQYTRYMTIGLALLQSTTLITVARSGALFGANSGVAACNQLLANDSWYAIMLMVITMTAGTGLIMWMGEMITERGVGNGMSLLIFVSIAATFPGSLWAIGQSEGFEIFAGVLIIGLVIMALVVFVEQSQRRVPVQYAKRMVGRRTFGGTNTYIPIKVNMAGVVPVIFASSLLYLPALLTQFNQPGAGGEQASEWVVWIQNNFTSGDNPLYMLVYFLLIVGFTFFYVAITFNPEEVADNMKKYGGFIPGIRAGRPTAEYLDYVLTRITFPGSLYLGLVALIPLIALATVNANQNFPFGGASILIIVGVGLDTVKQIDSQLQQRHYEGLLK; via the coding sequence GTGTTTCAGGTCATAGGAAGAATCTTCCGAACCCCTGACTTGCGGCGCAAAATCGCGTTCACGATCGCCATCATTGCGGTCTTCCGGCTTGGGTCGTTCATCCCGGCGCCGTTCGTGGATTACCGCAACGTTCAGCAGTGTCTGGCCGGTGCCGGGGGAACCCAGGGCCTCTACGAACTGGTCAACCTCTTCAGTGGTGGCGCCTTACTACAGCTGTCTATCTTTGCGTTGGGGATCATGCCGTACATCACGGCGGCCATCATCACCCAGCTGTTGAGGGTTGTGATTCCTCACTTTGAGACTCTGCATAAAGAAGGCCAGACGGGCCAGGCGAAACTCACGCAGTACACCCGTTACATGACGATTGGTTTGGCTCTTCTCCAGTCGACGACGTTGATTACGGTCGCACGAAGTGGCGCTCTTTTTGGTGCGAACTCCGGTGTTGCGGCATGTAACCAGCTGTTGGCTAACGACTCCTGGTACGCCATCATGCTGATGGTCATCACCATGACGGCTGGTACGGGACTCATCATGTGGATGGGTGAAATGATTACCGAGCGCGGTGTCGGGAACGGCATGTCGTTGCTGATTTTTGTGTCGATTGCGGCGACATTCCCCGGTTCGCTGTGGGCCATTGGCCAGTCGGAAGGTTTCGAAATCTTCGCTGGTGTGCTCATCATTGGGCTGGTCATTATGGCCTTGGTGGTGTTTGTTGAGCAGTCTCAACGTCGGGTGCCCGTCCAGTACGCAAAGCGTATGGTCGGTCGCCGAACCTTTGGTGGCACCAACACCTACATCCCCATCAAGGTGAACATGGCCGGGGTTGTGCCGGTGATTTTCGCCTCATCACTGCTGTACCTTCCGGCCCTGTTGACCCAGTTCAATCAGCCTGGTGCGGGCGGCGAGCAGGCATCGGAATGGGTGGTGTGGATTCAAAACAACTTCACATCGGGTGATAACCCGCTCTACATGCTTGTCTACTTCTTGCTCATTGTGGGCTTCACCTTCTTCTACGTGGCCATCACGTTTAACCCTGAAGAAGTCGCCGACAATATGAAGAAGTACGGCGGCTTCATTCCCGGTATTCGAGCTGGTCGGCCGACTGCGGAATATCTGGACTATGTCCTCACTCGTATTACTTTCCCTGGTTCGTTGTATTTGGGCCTGGTGGCACTCATCCCGTTGATTGCCCTGGCGACAGTGAACGCCAATCAAAACTTCCCCTTCGGTGGCGCCAGCATTTTGATCATCGTGGGAGTTGGTCTCGACACAGTGAAACAGATCGACTCGCAGTTGCAGCAGCGTCACTACGAAGGACTCCTGAAGTGA
- a CDS encoding adenylate kinase yields the protein MSHGTRLLLIGPPGAGKGTQAERLGAHFGIPAISTGDIFRENVKNETELGRKAKSYMDAGENVPDSLTNDLVQDRLKQDDCAEGFLLDGYPRTAAQVDALEGMLAAQSTKLDAAVELVADVEVVVNRLRQRAIDQGRSDDSEDVVRHRLSVYAEQTAPLIEVFQQRGLLVTVDGIGPIDEITDRIVARLTAAGVN from the coding sequence GTGAGCCACGGAACACGGCTACTCCTCATTGGCCCTCCGGGCGCCGGCAAGGGCACCCAAGCGGAACGACTAGGTGCACATTTCGGTATTCCCGCGATTTCCACGGGCGATATTTTTCGCGAGAACGTCAAGAACGAAACCGAGTTGGGCAGAAAAGCCAAGTCCTACATGGACGCTGGCGAGAACGTCCCCGACTCACTAACCAACGACCTTGTGCAGGACCGCCTTAAGCAGGACGATTGCGCCGAGGGTTTCCTCCTCGATGGTTACCCCCGCACGGCCGCCCAGGTTGATGCTCTGGAGGGCATGCTCGCCGCACAGTCCACCAAGCTCGACGCGGCGGTGGAGCTGGTTGCCGATGTGGAGGTTGTGGTGAACCGCCTGCGCCAGAGGGCCATTGACCAGGGCAGAAGCGACGATAGTGAAGATGTTGTCCGCCACCGCCTCAGTGTGTATGCCGAGCAGACGGCGCCGCTCATTGAAGTTTTCCAGCAGCGTGGACTTTTGGTCACCGTTGATGGGATCGGTCCGATTGATGAGATTACTGACCGGATTGTGGCTCGCCTCACGGCAGCCGGTGTGAACTAG
- the infA gene encoding translation initiation factor IF-1, which produces MANKDGVIEIEGSVVESLPNAMFRVELTNGHKVLAHISGKMRQHYIRILPEDRVIVELSPYDLTRGRIVYRYK; this is translated from the coding sequence ATGGCCAACAAAGACGGTGTCATCGAAATCGAAGGTTCGGTTGTCGAGTCCCTGCCCAACGCGATGTTTCGCGTTGAGTTGACCAACGGTCACAAGGTTCTTGCCCACATTTCGGGCAAGATGCGGCAACACTACATTCGTATCCTCCCCGAGGATCGTGTGATTGTGGAGCTGAGTCCTTACGACCTGACCCGTGGCCGAATCGTTTATCGCTACAAATAG
- the rpmJ gene encoding 50S ribosomal protein L36, with protein sequence MKVSSSVKKICDRCRVIRRNGNVMVICSNPRHKQRQG encoded by the coding sequence ATGAAGGTTAGCTCGAGCGTCAAAAAGATTTGCGACCGCTGTCGCGTTATTCGCCGTAACGGAAACGTCATGGTGATTTGCTCCAACCCCCGGCACAAACAGCGCCAGGGATAG
- the rpsM gene encoding 30S ribosomal protein S13: MARIAGIDIPREKRVEVALTYVYGVGPTKARETLAATGINPNTRVKDLSDDELLALRSHIETHFKVEGDLRREVAADIRRKVEIGSYQGIRHRRGLPVHGQRTKTNARTRKGPKRTVAGKKKAA; the protein is encoded by the coding sequence ATGGCACGTATTGCCGGGATTGACATTCCCCGCGAAAAGCGGGTCGAAGTCGCCCTCACTTACGTCTACGGCGTAGGGCCGACCAAGGCGCGCGAGACCCTCGCCGCGACCGGGATTAACCCGAACACCCGCGTGAAGGACCTGAGCGACGATGAGTTGCTTGCGTTGCGCTCGCACATTGAAACCCACTTCAAGGTGGAAGGTGACCTCCGCCGTGAGGTAGCCGCAGATATCCGCCGCAAGGTCGAAATCGGCAGCTACCAAGGCATCCGGCACCGTCGGGGCCTTCCCGTGCACGGCCAGCGCACGAAAACCAACGCGCGTACCCGCAAGGGTCCCAAGCGCACCGTCGCCGGTAAGAAGAAAGCCGCATAG
- the rpsK gene encoding 30S ribosomal protein S11 — protein MATTKASPARKPRRKGKKNIAVGQAHIKSTFNNTIVSITDPQGGVVSWASSGAVGFKGSRKSTPFAAQLAAESAAKQAQEHGMKKVDVFVKGPGSGRETAIRSLQAAGLEVGSITDVTPQAHNGCRPPKRRRV, from the coding sequence ATGGCAACCACCAAAGCGTCCCCCGCGCGCAAACCGCGCCGTAAGGGCAAGAAAAATATTGCTGTGGGACAAGCCCACATCAAATCAACCTTTAACAACACCATCGTGTCGATCACTGACCCGCAAGGTGGCGTAGTGAGCTGGGCTTCTTCTGGAGCAGTCGGTTTCAAAGGTTCGAGAAAGTCCACCCCGTTCGCCGCTCAGCTGGCTGCCGAATCGGCTGCGAAGCAGGCGCAGGAACACGGGATGAAAAAGGTTGACGTCTTCGTCAAGGGACCAGGCTCTGGTCGGGAAACGGCCATCCGGTCGCTCCAGGCCGCTGGTCTCGAAGTGGGTTCGATTACCGATGTGACGCCCCAGGCTCACAATGGTTGCCGTCCCCCCAAGCGTCGTCGCGTCTGA
- a CDS encoding DNA-directed RNA polymerase subunit alpha — protein sequence MLIAQRPTLAEESLSENRSTFVIEPLEPGFGYTLGNSLRRTLLSSIPGAAVTGIRIDGVLHEFSTVEGVKEDVTEIILNIKNLVVASEHDEPITAYLRKQGAGNVTAADISAPAGVEIHNPELHIATLNDKASFELELTIERGRGYVSATQNRNEYAEAGQIPVDSIYSPVLKVTYRVEATRAGERTDFDRLVVDVETKPSMAPRDAVASAGRTLVELFGLARDLNAEAEGIEIGPAPVEAVMSNEMATPIESMDLSVRSYNCLKREGINTVSELVALSEHQLMNIRNFGQKSVDEVRDKLIEMGLSLKDTMPGFDGSAYYTGLDEE from the coding sequence GTGCTCATTGCACAGCGCCCCACCCTCGCAGAAGAATCCCTCTCCGAAAACCGTTCGACCTTTGTGATCGAGCCCCTGGAGCCAGGTTTTGGCTACACGCTCGGTAACTCTTTGCGTCGCACGCTGCTGTCGTCTATCCCCGGCGCTGCCGTAACCGGCATTCGCATCGACGGTGTCCTCCACGAGTTCTCCACGGTGGAGGGTGTGAAGGAAGACGTCACCGAAATTATTTTGAACATCAAGAACCTCGTTGTCGCCAGTGAGCACGACGAGCCCATCACCGCTTACCTGCGCAAGCAGGGTGCGGGTAACGTCACCGCGGCAGACATTTCTGCCCCTGCCGGTGTCGAAATCCACAACCCTGAGCTGCACATCGCGACATTGAACGACAAAGCCAGCTTCGAGCTGGAGCTCACCATTGAGCGCGGTCGTGGATACGTGTCAGCCACCCAGAACCGCAACGAGTACGCCGAAGCCGGTCAGATTCCTGTCGACTCGATCTACTCGCCTGTGTTGAAGGTCACCTACCGTGTCGAGGCCACTCGTGCCGGTGAGCGCACCGACTTCGACCGTCTTGTCGTGGATGTCGAAACCAAGCCGTCGATGGCTCCACGGGATGCGGTTGCCTCAGCCGGTCGTACCCTGGTGGAACTCTTCGGTCTCGCCCGCGACTTGAACGCAGAGGCTGAAGGTATCGAAATTGGGCCAGCTCCCGTTGAGGCAGTGATGTCCAACGAAATGGCTACGCCCATTGAGAGCATGGACCTTTCGGTTCGCAGCTACAACTGCCTCAAGCGTGAAGGCATCAACACTGTGAGCGAATTGGTGGCGTTGTCAGAACACCAGCTCATGAACATCCGCAACTTCGGTCAGAAGTCGGTAGACGAGGTGCGCGACAAGCTCATCGAAATGGGCCTGTCTCTCAAAGACACCATGCCCGGTTTTGATGGTAGCGCCTACTACACCGGCCTCGACGAAGAATAA
- the rplQ gene encoding 50S ribosomal protein L17: MPKPTKGPRLGGGPAHEKLMLANLATALFTHGRIQTTETKAKRLRPLAERMVTFAKRGDLHARRRVMTVIRDKSAVHKLFTEIAPLVEHREGGYTRVVKTGFRKGDNAPMAIIELILDPVEKKPSAKKAKASGEAAAAAVPAADVEATEVDATEVEGAAETTESVSVDMDQAVEAVSDDAEGTDAAADAPEEAPAETEAADEAVSDDAEAEVAATDEAPEDKKA; encoded by the coding sequence ATGCCTAAGCCCACGAAGGGACCCCGCCTCGGCGGCGGACCCGCCCACGAAAAGCTGATGCTCGCGAATCTTGCGACTGCGCTATTCACTCACGGTCGTATTCAGACCACTGAGACGAAGGCGAAGCGCCTTCGTCCCCTGGCTGAGCGGATGGTGACTTTCGCGAAGCGGGGTGACCTCCACGCACGTCGCCGGGTGATGACAGTGATTCGCGACAAGTCGGCAGTGCACAAGCTGTTCACGGAAATCGCTCCGCTGGTTGAGCACCGCGAAGGTGGTTACACCCGTGTGGTGAAGACCGGTTTCCGTAAGGGCGACAACGCGCCTATGGCGATCATTGAACTGATTCTTGATCCGGTGGAAAAGAAGCCGTCGGCGAAGAAAGCCAAGGCCTCAGGCGAAGCAGCAGCTGCCGCGGTTCCTGCCGCTGATGTAGAGGCCACCGAGGTGGACGCTACTGAGGTTGAGGGCGCGGCGGAAACCACTGAGTCGGTATCCGTTGACATGGACCAGGCCGTGGAAGCAGTCTCAGACGACGCCGAGGGCACTGACGCGGCTGCGGACGCCCCGGAAGAGGCGCCAGCAGAGACGGAAGCGGCCGATGAGGCTGTTTCTGACGACGCCGAGGCCGAGGTTGCTGCGACCGACGAAGCCCCTGAGGACAAAAAGGCCTAA
- a CDS encoding tRNA pseudouridine synthase A produces the protein MSIRLRIDLSYDGSDFSGWAIQPHRRTVQGDIELALSRVFHSELQQVRTVVAGRTDAGVHATGQVCHADLPDEAQAVLNRAGGDEHILRRLRGALGKTSPIWIQSVGRAPAGFDARFSALSRRYEYRMADADSTKDPRRVDHTLWVEDLLDIGEMNTLGDTLRGVADWASFCRARPGATTIRELQQFSWKRDADNVLVATVIADAFCHSMVRSLVGAAVAVGRADLSVEQIVALRDATTRTSSWKTMAAKGLTLCEVKYPPDDELFTRAEATRSKREQPTD, from the coding sequence GTGAGCATCAGGTTACGCATCGACCTTTCCTACGATGGGTCTGACTTTTCCGGTTGGGCAATCCAACCCCACCGGCGTACCGTTCAGGGCGACATCGAGCTTGCCCTTTCTCGGGTGTTTCACTCTGAGCTTCAGCAGGTGCGCACCGTGGTCGCGGGTCGCACGGATGCCGGCGTTCATGCCACCGGGCAGGTGTGCCACGCCGACTTGCCGGATGAAGCACAGGCTGTTCTGAACCGCGCTGGTGGCGACGAGCACATCCTCCGTCGACTGCGAGGGGCGCTGGGTAAAACCTCGCCCATCTGGATTCAGTCGGTGGGTCGTGCACCGGCGGGCTTCGATGCGCGTTTTTCGGCACTCTCGCGCCGCTACGAATATCGAATGGCCGATGCCGATTCCACAAAAGACCCCCGCCGGGTCGACCACACGCTGTGGGTTGAGGATCTTTTGGATATCGGGGAAATGAATACCCTCGGCGACACACTTCGTGGCGTTGCCGACTGGGCGAGTTTTTGTCGGGCCCGACCTGGGGCAACCACCATTCGGGAACTTCAGCAGTTCTCCTGGAAGCGTGATGCCGACAACGTCTTAGTGGCCACCGTTATCGCTGATGCTTTTTGCCACTCCATGGTTCGGTCGCTGGTGGGAGCCGCGGTCGCGGTGGGCCGTGCCGATTTGAGCGTTGAACAGATCGTTGCGCTGCGGGATGCCACGACGAGGACCAGTAGCTGGAAGACAATGGCTGCGAAGGGTCTGACGCTGTGTGAGGTGAAATACCCTCCGGACGACGAGCTTTTCACTAGGGCTGAGGCCACCAGGTCAAAGCGCGAACAACCCACAGATTGA
- the rplM gene encoding 50S ribosomal protein L13, which produces MTRTFSPTPADIRRSWVVIDAADVVLGRLATHAATVLRGKHKPTFSPHMDMGDYVIIVNAEKVVLTGNKAAQKMEYRHSGYPGGLTATSYTEVLEKNPVRAVERAIRGMLPKNTLGREQLKKLKVYAGPEHPHEAQQPTPFEINQIAQ; this is translated from the coding sequence ATGACGCGCACCTTTAGCCCCACCCCCGCGGATATCCGCCGCTCCTGGGTGGTAATCGACGCCGCTGACGTGGTCCTGGGTCGCCTTGCGACTCACGCCGCCACTGTTCTTCGCGGTAAGCACAAACCCACTTTTTCCCCGCATATGGACATGGGTGACTACGTCATCATTGTCAACGCGGAAAAAGTGGTCCTGACCGGCAACAAAGCCGCCCAGAAGATGGAATACCGCCACTCGGGTTACCCCGGTGGTTTGACCGCCACCTCCTACACCGAGGTGTTGGAGAAGAACCCTGTTCGCGCCGTTGAGCGCGCCATTCGAGGAATGTTGCCCAAAAACACTTTGGGCCGCGAGCAGCTGAAAAAGCTCAAAGTCTATGCCGGTCCGGAACACCCGCACGAGGCACAGCAGCCCACACCCTTCGAAATCAACCAAATCGCCCAGTAA